In a genomic window of Thermosynechococcus sp. CL-1:
- the groL gene encoding chaperonin GroEL (60 kDa chaperone family; promotes refolding of misfolded polypeptides especially under stressful conditions; forms two stacked rings of heptamers to form a barrel-shaped 14mer; ends can be capped by GroES; misfolded proteins enter the barrel where they are refolded when GroES binds), giving the protein MAKLVAFHEESRRSLERGINALADAVKITLGPKGRNVVLEKKYGAPQIVNDGVTIAKEIELEDAYENTGAQLMREVAAKTNDVVGDGTTTATLLAQALIREGLKNVAAGANPIALKRGMEKAIKTIVEGIAEVAKPVEGDMIAQVATVSAGNDPEVGAMIGEAMAKVGKDGVITIEESKSLNTEMEIVEGMQFDRGYISPYFVTDPERMIVQLNNAYLLLTDKKITSIQDLIPTLERVARSGRPLVIIAEDVEGEALATLVVNKLRGVLNVVAVKAPAFGERRKAMLQDIAILTGGQVISEEVGLTLDDVEITMLGEAASVTVTKDTTTLVSEKGNKADIQKRVEQLKKQLAETDSEYDKEKLQERIAKLVGGVAVIKVGAATETELKDRKLRLEDALNATKAAVAEGIVPGGGVTLLHLASRIDALLPSLSPEEQTGARIVASALAAPVAQIADNAGVEGAVVVENVRAGDFNYGFNAATGTYEDLVSAGIIDPAKVVRSALQNAGSIAGMVLTTEALVVEKPEPKPAAPADGGMGGMGGMM; this is encoded by the coding sequence ATGGCAAAATTAGTCGCATTTCATGAAGAGTCCCGGCGATCGCTCGAACGCGGAATTAATGCCCTTGCCGATGCCGTGAAAATTACCCTTGGCCCCAAAGGGCGCAACGTGGTGCTTGAGAAAAAGTATGGCGCACCGCAAATTGTTAACGATGGCGTGACGATCGCCAAGGAAATCGAACTGGAAGATGCCTACGAAAATACTGGTGCCCAACTGATGCGGGAAGTGGCCGCCAAAACCAATGATGTCGTCGGCGATGGCACAACAACAGCGACCCTCCTTGCCCAAGCCCTGATCCGTGAAGGCCTGAAAAACGTGGCTGCCGGTGCTAACCCCATTGCCCTCAAGCGCGGTATGGAAAAAGCGATCAAAACCATTGTCGAGGGCATTGCCGAAGTGGCCAAACCCGTTGAAGGGGACATGATTGCCCAAGTGGCCACCGTCTCTGCCGGTAATGACCCCGAAGTGGGAGCCATGATTGGTGAAGCCATGGCCAAAGTCGGCAAAGATGGCGTGATCACCATTGAAGAATCGAAATCCCTGAATACAGAAATGGAAATTGTTGAGGGGATGCAGTTTGATCGCGGCTACATTTCGCCCTACTTTGTCACCGATCCAGAGCGGATGATTGTTCAACTCAACAATGCCTATCTGCTGTTGACGGACAAAAAAATTACCAGCATCCAAGACCTGATTCCCACCCTAGAAAGAGTGGCTCGCAGTGGTCGTCCCCTCGTGATCATTGCTGAAGATGTAGAAGGCGAAGCCCTCGCCACATTGGTGGTGAATAAACTGCGGGGCGTCCTCAATGTGGTTGCCGTGAAAGCCCCAGCCTTTGGCGAACGGCGCAAAGCGATGCTCCAAGACATTGCCATTCTCACGGGCGGTCAAGTCATTTCTGAGGAAGTGGGACTGACCCTAGATGATGTGGAAATCACCATGCTGGGAGAAGCCGCCTCCGTCACTGTGACCAAAGACACGACCACCCTGGTGTCGGAGAAGGGCAATAAAGCCGATATTCAAAAGCGGGTCGAGCAGCTCAAGAAGCAGTTGGCCGAAACCGACTCCGAATACGACAAAGAAAAGCTGCAAGAGCGCATTGCCAAGCTCGTGGGCGGCGTAGCGGTGATCAAAGTAGGAGCTGCCACCGAAACGGAATTGAAGGATCGCAAACTCCGCCTCGAAGATGCCCTCAATGCCACCAAAGCGGCAGTGGCTGAAGGGATTGTGCCCGGCGGTGGTGTGACCTTGCTTCACTTGGCCAGTCGCATTGATGCCCTGCTGCCTAGCCTCAGTCCCGAGGAACAAACAGGGGCACGCATTGTTGCCAGTGCCTTGGCAGCGCCAGTGGCTCAAATTGCTGACAATGCTGGTGTCGAAGGAGCCGTAGTCGTCGAGAATGTCCGTGCCGGTGACTTTAACTATGGCTTTAATGCTGCAACGGGCACCTATGAAGATCTCGTTAGTGCGGGCATTATTGACCCTGCCAAAGTCGTACGCTCTGCCCTGCAAAATGCTGGTTCGATCGCCGGCATGGTACTGACGACAGAAGCCCTTGTGGTCGAAAAACCGGAACCGAAACCGGCAGCTCCTGCGGATGGCGGTATGGGGGGCATGGGCGGCATGATGTAG
- a CDS encoding CAP domain-containing protein, giving the protein MTGRHLNQQRLQVFLYVTLMLGIALAAAKEYFYLNNGQGGQDWQIGAPQVDVIAAQPKRSLAEIRAFALQLVNRDRQLNGLPPLVADELLTEAAQRHAEDMLKRQYFSHTNPDGQSPMDRFIALGGRGGVGENIMEQKGTPGLVLNYKLIERFQKGWMYSEGHRQNILRPEFTRFGFGIALNTARGEVYAVQMFALPAQ; this is encoded by the coding sequence ATGACTGGCCGCCACCTCAATCAACAACGCCTACAGGTCTTCTTGTACGTCACCTTAATGCTCGGCATTGCCCTTGCAGCGGCCAAGGAGTATTTTTACTTGAACAATGGCCAAGGGGGGCAAGATTGGCAAATTGGTGCTCCACAGGTGGATGTCATTGCTGCTCAGCCAAAACGCTCCCTTGCGGAAATACGAGCCTTTGCCCTGCAATTGGTGAATCGCGATCGCCAGCTCAATGGACTGCCGCCCCTTGTTGCCGATGAATTACTGACAGAGGCAGCACAACGCCACGCCGAAGATATGCTCAAACGCCAATACTTTAGCCATACCAATCCCGATGGGCAATCCCCAATGGATCGCTTTATCGCCTTGGGGGGACGCGGTGGCGTCGGTGAAAATATCATGGAGCAGAAGGGCACCCCCGGCTTGGTGCTCAACTATAAGCTGATTGAGCGCTTCCAAAAAGGCTGGATGTATAGTGAGGGGCACCGCCAAAATATCCTGCGGCCTGAATTTACCCGCTTTGGCTTTGGCATTGCTTTGAATACAGCACGCGGAGAAGTCTATGCTGTACAGATGTTTGCACTGCCAGCCCAGTAA
- a CDS encoding chlororespiratory reduction protein 7, whose amino-acid sequence MFTEEMYVVLESSASNEVFLTPMELQAKLVEYLTGTEVALTPDLLALPDVESRAHYLLTTGCELQLPNGGYLQWYAVRLEK is encoded by the coding sequence ATGTTCACTGAAGAAATGTACGTTGTCCTCGAATCCAGTGCCAGCAATGAAGTCTTTCTCACGCCGATGGAGCTACAGGCCAAGCTGGTGGAGTATCTAACAGGAACCGAGGTTGCCCTAACGCCGGATCTGCTTGCTTTGCCCGATGTGGAAAGTCGTGCCCACTACCTCCTGACAACGGGTTGTGAACTGCAATTACCCAATGGTGGCTACCTTCAGTGGTATGCCGTGCGTTTAGAAAAATAA
- a CDS encoding SRPBCC family protein, producing the protein MTYSWPLAGTYQALSSASVDLIWRKVVNLADVSWHPLILRTNVPYGLVPKPGFIFQAMTRWIPWPIQIFVERVSPGKLLSIRILVLPGVEERVTYRLESTVCGSQISCSVMLRGWLAPLIWSLIRDSAAGLAARLAVAAEKDPPSAQPPIDPCLGF; encoded by the coding sequence ATGACCTACAGCTGGCCGTTGGCAGGCACCTATCAAGCCCTTAGCTCTGCATCGGTGGATTTGATCTGGCGCAAAGTGGTGAATTTGGCCGATGTGTCGTGGCATCCCTTGATTTTGCGCACGAATGTGCCCTACGGACTCGTACCCAAGCCGGGGTTTATTTTCCAAGCCATGACCCGTTGGATTCCGTGGCCGATTCAGATTTTTGTCGAACGGGTATCACCGGGAAAACTGTTGAGTATTCGCATTTTGGTCTTGCCGGGGGTAGAGGAACGGGTAACCTATCGTTTAGAATCAACGGTCTGTGGGAGTCAGATTTCTTGCTCAGTGATGTTGCGGGGGTGGCTGGCGCCATTGATTTGGTCGCTGATTCGCGATTCTGCGGCAGGGTTGGCTGCCCGCTTAGCAGTTGCTGCTGAGAAAGATCCCCCCTCTGCTCAGCCCCCCATTGACCCCTGCTTAGGTTTTTAG
- the argB gene encoding acetylglutamate kinase — MLSDSDRVRVLSEALPYLQAFAGRTFVVKYGGAAMKEEQLKDSVIRDIVFLSYVGIRPVVVHGGGPEINTWLGKLNIEPQFKNGLRVTDAATMDVVEMVLVGRVNKEIVTLINQAGGKAVGLCGKDGNLIRARAQGEDSIGFVGEVQGVDTRVITALVEKGYIPVISSVAADDTGQAYNINADTVAGEIAAALGAEKLILLTDTAGILRDYRDPSTLIYRLDIAEARQLIKEGVVSGGMIPKVTCCVRSLAQGVKAAHIIDGRVPHALLLEIFTDSGIGSMLVGSNAAYDRAFID, encoded by the coding sequence ATGCTCAGCGATAGCGATCGCGTTCGTGTTCTCAGTGAAGCCCTGCCCTATCTCCAAGCCTTTGCCGGGCGCACCTTTGTGGTCAAATACGGCGGTGCCGCCATGAAGGAAGAACAGCTCAAGGATTCCGTGATTCGCGATATTGTCTTTCTCTCCTATGTGGGGATTCGCCCTGTGGTGGTTCATGGCGGTGGCCCAGAAATCAATACTTGGCTTGGCAAACTCAACATTGAACCCCAATTCAAAAATGGGCTGCGCGTCACCGATGCCGCAACGATGGATGTGGTGGAGATGGTCTTGGTGGGTCGGGTCAACAAGGAAATTGTCACCCTGATCAATCAGGCGGGTGGTAAAGCAGTGGGGCTGTGCGGCAAAGATGGCAACCTGATTCGTGCCCGCGCCCAAGGGGAAGATAGCATCGGCTTTGTCGGTGAAGTACAGGGGGTGGATACCCGCGTGATTACGGCACTAGTGGAGAAGGGGTATATTCCCGTCATCTCCAGTGTGGCTGCCGATGATACTGGGCAAGCCTACAACATCAATGCTGATACTGTTGCTGGCGAGATTGCGGCGGCTTTGGGGGCTGAGAAGCTGATTTTACTGACGGATACCGCAGGTATTTTACGGGATTATCGCGACCCTAGTACTCTCATTTATCGCCTTGATATTGCCGAAGCGCGGCAACTCATTAAAGAGGGGGTTGTCTCTGGGGGGATGATTCCGAAAGTCACCTGTTGCGTGCGATCGCTCGCTCAAGGGGTGAAAGCAGCGCACATTATTGATGGCCGGGTGCCCCACGCCCTATTACTGGAAATTTTTACCGATTCGGGGATTGGCTCAATGCTCGTGGGTTCCAATGCAGCCTACGATCGCGCCTTTATTGATTGA
- the ctpC gene encoding carboxyl-terminal processing protease CtpC — translation MGITHRTLVVSTTVVMTALVAVTGAGLHWSRSLAGFRQSPKELVDEVWQVIDREYVDATFNGNDWRAVRREFLSRNYTKPEDAYKAAREMLEKLNDPYTRFMDPEQFRSMQIETSGELTGVGITITQDEKTKEITVVSPIEGSPAAEMGLMAKDVILKIDGKSTKGMDLNQAVSMIRGPVNTKVRLTIQRGDQILNYEITRARIEIHPVRFSLRQTPQGPVGYIRLVTFSSNAAAEMRAAIRELEKQGVEGYVLDLRSNPGGLLFASAEIARMFLPQGDIVSTVNRQGEAERLRAGRGFLTNKPLVVLIDGGSASASEILAGALQDNGRAVLVGTRTFGKGLVQSVQPVGEGAGIAVTIAKYFTPSGRDINKKGIEPDIEVTLTEQQREQLTRDDIATDRDPQFTRALAVLNERILAERRNTQSARPPQTANP, via the coding sequence ATGGGCATCACACACCGCACGCTCGTTGTCAGTACGACAGTGGTTATGACGGCATTAGTTGCTGTCACGGGTGCGGGTCTGCACTGGTCCCGTAGCCTAGCAGGTTTTCGCCAAAGTCCTAAGGAACTGGTGGATGAAGTGTGGCAGGTCATTGACCGCGAATACGTTGATGCCACCTTCAATGGCAATGACTGGCGTGCCGTGCGGCGGGAATTTCTCTCTCGAAACTACACCAAACCCGAGGATGCTTACAAGGCAGCACGGGAAATGCTCGAGAAGCTCAATGATCCCTACACCCGCTTTATGGATCCGGAGCAGTTTCGCTCCATGCAAATTGAAACCTCTGGTGAACTCACGGGGGTAGGCATCACCATTACCCAGGACGAAAAGACCAAAGAAATCACCGTGGTTTCCCCCATTGAAGGGAGTCCCGCCGCTGAGATGGGTTTAATGGCCAAGGATGTGATCCTGAAAATTGATGGCAAATCCACCAAGGGCATGGATCTCAACCAAGCTGTCAGCATGATCCGTGGCCCTGTGAATACAAAAGTGCGCCTGACGATCCAGCGGGGCGATCAAATCTTGAATTATGAGATCACCCGTGCCCGCATTGAAATTCATCCTGTTCGCTTCAGCCTACGCCAAACTCCCCAAGGCCCTGTCGGCTATATTCGCCTTGTCACCTTTAGCTCCAATGCAGCAGCAGAAATGCGCGCCGCCATTCGGGAGTTAGAGAAGCAAGGCGTTGAAGGCTATGTTTTGGATTTACGCTCCAATCCGGGTGGCCTACTCTTTGCCAGCGCTGAAATTGCCCGCATGTTTCTACCGCAGGGCGATATTGTCTCTACGGTCAATCGCCAAGGGGAAGCAGAACGCTTACGCGCCGGTCGCGGCTTCTTGACCAATAAGCCCCTTGTGGTTCTCATTGATGGCGGCTCGGCCAGCGCCAGCGAAATCCTCGCAGGTGCCCTACAGGATAATGGCCGTGCCGTGTTGGTGGGAACACGCACCTTTGGGAAAGGCTTGGTGCAGTCCGTCCAGCCCGTGGGGGAAGGGGCAGGGATTGCGGTAACGATCGCCAAATACTTTACCCCCAGTGGTCGCGATATTAACAAGAAGGGCATTGAACCCGATATTGAAGTCACCCTCACGGAGCAGCAGCGGGAACAACTGACGCGCGATGACATTGCCACCGATCGTGATCCTCAATTTACACGGGCGCTAGCGGTTCTCAATGAACGTATCCTAGCGGAGCGACGCAATACCCAATCAGCGCGTCCTCCCCAGACAGCCAATCCTTAA
- a CDS encoding cation diffusion facilitator family transporter produces the protein MADHRRQAQRVLFLALGVNVALTAIKAIVGVLSHSLSLQADALHSLTDAGSSILGLVAMQWANPHPDRDHPYGHQKFEALGALGIAAFLGMVCFEILQSAVERLLHKSSAVTITGAELWIVILVLGMNIGLTLYEHHMGRKLNNSVLIADAKHTLSDVWTTIIVLLGLIGVWTFNWAWLDVVLAFPVAALVFWSAWEVLKSNIPWLVDEMAIAPEAIHELVMTVPGVVNCHDISSRGMVGRQVFIEMHLIVEAEDIPTAHDITEQIEALLQDRYGPARIVIHVEPPDYESSQISFS, from the coding sequence GTGGCCGACCACCGCCGACAAGCCCAGCGGGTATTGTTCTTGGCGCTAGGGGTCAATGTTGCCCTGACGGCCATTAAAGCCATTGTTGGTGTTCTCAGTCACTCATTGAGTTTACAAGCCGATGCCCTGCATAGCTTGACCGATGCCGGGAGTAGCATCTTGGGCTTAGTGGCCATGCAGTGGGCTAACCCCCATCCCGATCGCGACCATCCCTACGGTCACCAAAAGTTTGAAGCCCTCGGTGCATTGGGGATTGCCGCCTTTCTGGGCATGGTGTGCTTTGAGATTTTACAAAGTGCGGTTGAGCGCCTGCTGCATAAAAGCAGTGCCGTGACGATCACAGGGGCAGAACTGTGGATTGTGATCCTTGTCCTTGGCATGAATATCGGCCTTACTCTCTATGAACACCACATGGGGCGCAAGCTGAATAATTCCGTGCTCATTGCTGATGCCAAGCATACCCTGAGCGATGTCTGGACAACGATTATTGTTCTTTTGGGGCTGATTGGGGTGTGGACCTTCAACTGGGCCTGGTTGGATGTGGTGTTGGCATTTCCCGTCGCGGCCCTTGTGTTTTGGAGTGCGTGGGAAGTCCTCAAAAGCAACATTCCTTGGCTGGTGGATGAGATGGCGATCGCCCCCGAAGCCATCCATGAGCTAGTGATGACCGTGCCCGGTGTGGTTAATTGCCATGACATTAGCTCGCGGGGAATGGTGGGACGGCAAGTGTTTATTGAGATGCACTTAATTGTCGAGGCGGAAGATATTCCCACGGCCCATGACATTACCGAGCAAATTGAAGCTCTGCTCCAAGACCGCTATGGACCGGCTCGCATTGTCATCCACGTCGAACCCCCCGACTACGAATCCAGTCAGATCAGCTTCTCTTAG
- a CDS encoding geranylgeranyl reductase family protein — MYDCIVVGSGPAGGAAAYHLARRGRRVLVLEKEALPRYKPCGGGVSPQVQAWFDFDFTPAISLKLTQMVCTWQGGEAQVLELPPEQAVWMVRRDVFDNFLIQQAQQQGAQVAAQTPVIGLTWGGDRWQVHTPKGDFTAQYLIGCDGAKGSMAKWLGFQHRQQRIGAAIEVEAAMPNHALRAAHFDFGRVHNGYIWNFPKREGYSIGVGTFSLKRKQNLRAIGAAYAETFGVDFSQVKVYGHPLYCWQRHQRLHTQNALLAGEAACIVDPFTAEGIRPSLLTGMLAAQAIDRALNGVPEALADYSRQVQQAWGADMVWAKRLATLFYRMPHMAYEVAIKRPSALQRMGQILCGQLRYRDAAANGLKLLAAGLRVPTVFR, encoded by the coding sequence GTGTACGACTGCATTGTTGTTGGTTCAGGCCCTGCGGGCGGTGCAGCTGCCTATCACTTGGCTAGGCGAGGCCGGCGGGTGTTGGTTCTGGAAAAGGAAGCTCTGCCCCGCTACAAGCCCTGTGGGGGAGGTGTGTCGCCCCAAGTGCAAGCTTGGTTTGACTTTGACTTTACTCCTGCTATCTCGCTGAAGCTGACGCAAATGGTCTGTACGTGGCAGGGTGGGGAAGCGCAAGTGCTAGAACTGCCCCCAGAGCAAGCGGTGTGGATGGTGCGCCGCGATGTCTTTGATAATTTTCTGATTCAACAGGCCCAGCAACAGGGGGCGCAGGTAGCGGCTCAAACTCCCGTTATAGGTCTAACGTGGGGGGGCGATCGCTGGCAGGTGCATACGCCCAAGGGGGATTTCACAGCGCAGTATTTAATTGGCTGTGATGGTGCCAAAGGTTCAATGGCCAAGTGGTTGGGATTCCAACATCGTCAGCAGCGTATAGGAGCAGCCATTGAGGTTGAAGCAGCCATGCCCAATCATGCCCTGAGGGCAGCCCACTTTGACTTTGGTCGCGTTCACAATGGCTACATTTGGAACTTTCCTAAACGGGAGGGCTACTCGATTGGTGTGGGCACGTTTTCCCTAAAACGCAAGCAAAATCTGAGGGCGATCGGGGCAGCATATGCTGAAACCTTTGGCGTTGATTTCAGTCAAGTCAAGGTCTATGGCCACCCCCTCTACTGTTGGCAGCGGCACCAGCGCCTGCACACCCAAAATGCCCTCCTTGCCGGGGAAGCCGCCTGTATCGTTGATCCGTTTACTGCCGAAGGCATTCGTCCCTCACTGTTGACCGGAATGCTAGCTGCCCAAGCGATCGATCGCGCCCTCAATGGTGTTCCAGAGGCTCTCGCAGACTATTCCCGTCAAGTCCAACAGGCGTGGGGAGCAGATATGGTCTGGGCAAAACGTCTAGCGACTCTTTTTTATCGGATGCCCCACATGGCCTATGAAGTGGCCATCAAACGTCCCAGCGCGCTGCAACGGATGGGGCAAATTCTCTGCGGTCAGTTGCGTTACCGCGATGCAGCAGCCAATGGCCTGAAATTGTTGGCAGCGGGGTTGAGAGTGCCGACGGTTTTCCGTTAA
- the fni gene encoding type 2 isopentenyl-diphosphate Delta-isomerase: MSSPIEQRKAEHLELCIQGDVSHQEITTGFEKYRFRHCALPELDFAEIDLSVEFLGWRLAAPLLISSMTGGTPQAGDINRRLARVAQQKGIAMGVGSQRVLLEHPEVATTFAIRQEAPTIPLLANLGAVQLNYGCGVNECQKIIDLLEANALILHLNPLQEAVQTGGDRNFKGLLTKIGVLCRALPVPVIVKEVGNGISADVAKQLVEVGVAAIDVAGAGGTSWAKVEAARAQDGRQQYLGAAFAEWGMPTAQCLEQIHPALPDTPLIASGGLQNGIDVAKALALGASLAGLARPFLQAAHQSEETLAQRIDFILEELKTVLFCTGSATPQALYQRRCLERI; encoded by the coding sequence GTGAGCAGTCCCATTGAGCAGCGCAAGGCGGAGCACCTCGAGCTTTGTATTCAAGGTGATGTCAGTCATCAAGAAATCACCACCGGTTTCGAGAAGTATCGCTTTCGCCATTGTGCCCTGCCCGAACTGGACTTTGCCGAGATTGATCTGAGCGTCGAGTTTTTGGGCTGGCGACTCGCTGCCCCCCTGCTGATTTCCTCCATGACCGGTGGCACCCCCCAAGCGGGAGACATCAATCGCCGCTTAGCCCGGGTGGCGCAACAAAAGGGAATTGCCATGGGTGTCGGTTCCCAGCGAGTGCTGCTGGAGCATCCAGAGGTGGCGACCACGTTTGCCATTCGTCAAGAGGCACCCACTATCCCCCTCTTAGCCAATCTTGGCGCGGTGCAGTTGAACTATGGCTGTGGCGTCAATGAATGCCAAAAGATTATTGATCTCCTAGAGGCGAATGCCTTGATTTTGCACCTCAATCCCCTACAAGAGGCCGTCCAAACGGGGGGCGATCGCAACTTCAAGGGACTGTTGACGAAAATTGGTGTTCTCTGCCGTGCCCTACCGGTGCCTGTAATTGTGAAGGAAGTGGGCAATGGTATCAGTGCCGACGTGGCCAAGCAACTCGTGGAGGTGGGTGTAGCCGCTATTGACGTGGCGGGGGCAGGGGGAACCTCTTGGGCCAAGGTGGAAGCGGCGCGTGCTCAGGATGGGCGTCAGCAGTACCTCGGAGCAGCCTTTGCCGAATGGGGCATGCCTACGGCGCAGTGCTTGGAGCAAATTCATCCTGCCCTACCAGATACGCCCCTAATTGCCTCTGGCGGACTTCAAAATGGCATTGATGTGGCCAAGGCCCTTGCCCTCGGTGCTAGTCTTGCCGGTTTAGCGCGCCCCTTTTTGCAGGCCGCCCATCAATCAGAGGAGACACTTGCGCAACGCATTGATTTTATCCTTGAGGAATTGAAAACCGTGCTGTTTTGTACCGGCAGTGCCACCCCCCAAGCCCTCTATCAGCGCCGCTGTCTCGAAAGGATCTAG